In Gimesia panareensis, the genomic window CTGCCCGGGATTTCGATTGCCCTCTGGGTTCAGTATTTACTCGATACCTGCGCGACGGTTGCCGAAGCAGTCGCAGCAGCCAGGGCCTGGCAGGTTCAGCCCTTCGAACTGGTGCACCAGGGCGTCAAGGCCGACGCACCGCTGCATCTGTCGCTTTCCGACGCCACCGGTGACTCAGCGATCATCGAGATCCTTGACGGCACGCCTCGCATTCACCACGGACCGGAACACACCGTGCTGACGAACTCGCCCATCTATGACGAGCAACTGGTCCTGTTAAAGCAATATGAGGGGCTTGGTGGCAAAAAGCCGATTCCCGGGACCATGGAGGCCGAGGACCGCTTCGCGCGCGGCGCATTCTACCTGACCAAGTTGCCCGAACAACCAGAGTCATACCAGGCGGCGGTCGCGGGAGTCCTGAGTGTGATCCGCAACATGGCGACTCCACTGGGTGCCAATGATCCCGAGCGGCCCAATATCGCGGCAACAATCTGGCGGACGATTGGTGACTGCACAAACAAACGTTACTTCTTCGAGTTCTGCGACATGCCTAACGTGATCTGGGTGAACCTGGACAACCTGGACCTGAGCGAGGGCGCCTCCGTCCGCATGTTCAATCTGGCCGCGGATATGGAAGCGGCGGGAGAAGTCTCCAGCAGGTTCCAACCTGCTGAGTCGATTGATTTCCAGAAAGCGAATACTGCGGTCACCTGGCAGCCAGCTGCCTAGACGGATGACGATGTTGTTGAGAGTGAGAGCTTAACACTGTTGGACAAGCCAACAGTCGCACACACCTCCGTGTAAGGCTGCCGCTTAGATCCCGTTCCAGATGGGGACTTCCAGGAACTCGGCCAGGGTGTTGGCGTCTGCGTGGATCTTATCCAGGTCGCCGTGATCGACGACGTTGGTGCGGACGCCGTCCCGGGAGACGAGATTCATTTCATAACTGTAATAAGAACTGTTGTCGCTGCTGACATACTCTTTGATTAACTGGATCGCATGGATCTGGTCGAACGGCATCAGCAGTTCATTCGCGGTGGCGTAGATCAATTCGTCAGCCGGGACCTTGCCTTTCCAGAAACAGTTGTGCTGCTTGTCGAAGACGACTGGTCGAGTACCGAAATAGAGCATCAGGCCGCCGACCAGCGCGAATACCAGGCCGACTCCCCCCATGATCAGGGAGCCTGCGGTGAAGATTTTTCCGCTCTGGAGGATCTGAAAGAGGCCAACCCCTGAGACGACCAGACCGAGAATCAGGAAGATCAGGTAAAAGCAGATGGCTCCGGCCGCGGCTCGGAACTCATAGCGGTGGGGTGAGATCTGGACCAGCTTCTGCGTACAGAAGTTCGTCCCGCCCCCTTTGAGCGGGGACCAGTCTGTTTTCAAAGCGACCGGATCATCGAGGGTCGCCGGATCGAAGGGGGGACTGCTCTCGGTGGATAAGCTTTTCAGTTTTTCCATCAGCTTGCGAAACATGGGCGGGCCGCCTTAAGGAAGAGGGTGATTCCAGCTGGGGGATATGATAGCATTCCGGCAGGGGCTTTGAAATATTGGTCTGAAGAGAACGATGAATCCCATGTTCCAGTTCATCGAATATTTCCACTATCCTGTCGTCTGCAATTCATTCTGGTAAGGAATTGGCGCCGTACTACGCAAATTGTAATATTAAGGACGAGGCACCGAACATAAATCGTTTCTTTTCTCACCTCGGTCATTAAGTGCTTGAATCATGGGTCTTGACACCATTGAGCTCGTAATGGAGATTGAAGACAGATTCGGCATCACAATACCGGACTCCGTCTATTCAGAAATACGCACTGTTGACGACCTGGTCAGGTATTGCCTCGATCGCATTTACGCTGTTAATACAATGAATTGCCCTTCGTTGACCTGTTTTCTCTCGCTGCGATGTCTCGTACGCGACATCCGAAATGATCCTGACCTGAGATTTCGCCCGCGAGATAATGTCGAAACCGTACTGGAGGACTCTGATCGAAAACGGCTTTGGCAACGACTCCCCGAGTTACTGAAAACAACACCGCGTCAACTGCGGCGACCTGCCTGGTTGCGGAAAACTCTGGTCGGGGTCGTGCTGAGTTTCCCGATCGTCTTGATGTCATTTTTCCCCTGGCACGTTGAAATACTGATTTTGATCTGGCTGGCAACCATTGCTTTTGGCATTATTCTTCATTGGCTCACGATTGGATTGCGCAGCAGAACACCAGAGGGATATATAACATTTGCAGAGATCACGAAACGGATTGTTGGACTTACTATCGCAACGAATCCCCCCACTGAAACCGACTATGACAGTGTGTTTTCCATCGTCAAAGAAATAATTGTCGAACAACTTGGTGTCGACGATGATGAGGTTGTTCCAACGGCTCGATTTATTCAAGACCTTGGCGTGGCGTGACATGCAGTAAAACGCGGCATTCATTTTTCTGTTGGGTTCCAACATCACGAGAAATCAAAGGTGTAACAACCATGGCCAGCACTCGATCTGCCTGGGATGAAATTGTGATCGGTTCCGGTATGGGGGGGATGGTAGCGGCAGCCGCCCTCTCGCGTCTGGGACACCGGGTGCTGCTGCTGGAACAGTATGAATCACTTGGTGGACAGACTCATAATTTTTCTCGTGACGGTTTTAGATGGACTGCCGGGATACACTATCTTGCCGCCATGGGTCCGGATCAACGTGAGAAAGCCATTTTAGACTGGTTGACCGATACGCCTATTGAACTGGCGCCGATGGGAACGGTCTACGACACGCTGCATATTGGTGACGCTCCCCCGATTCAATTGTCACGTCCGACCGAAGCCCAGAAACTTGATCTGAAGGAACATTTTCCAGATGAAGGCGCTGCGATCGAAGGCTGGTTTCAGGCGATCCAGGCTGGCCGCAAGGCACTGGAGACGATCATACGTGCCCGGTCGCTGCCAGTGGCTGTCGGTGCCGTCAGTAAATGGTGGAGACGTGCGGCGATCCGGCGCTGGTGTGAGCGCACCACGGCGGAAGTCACCAGCGAACTGACCGACAATCCGGAACTGGCTGCTGCGTTTTCTGCACAGTGGGGTACGTTTGGCGGTCGTCCCGGCACGGCCAGTTTCGCCTTTCATGCGTCTGTCATCGGGTCGTATCTGGACAGCGGAGGGTTCTATCCCGCAGGAGGGGGCTCCACGATCGCGGAACACCTGCTGGCGACCATCAGAGCGCAGGGGGGCGAGGCACATGCCGGTGTCACGGTGGAAGCACTGCGGATGGAAAACGGGCGCGTCGTCGGTGTGACAACTGCTGATGGCGAAGCAATCGCTGCCGACAAAGTGATTTCCAATATCGGCGCGCGGGAAACGGTGGACCGGCTGCTACCAGAAGGTCACGGTCAGCAGGCGTGGGTGGATGAGATTCGTGCGCTCGGCTCCAATATCTGCCATTTTTCACTGTTCCTCGGTTTCTGCGGCGATATCGAAGCGGCCGGTGCCACGAAGTCGAACCACTGGCTGTATCCGACAGGCGAAACAGACGCCGTCTGGACCGACGTTTCCAACAATGTACCACCGGCGATGTTCGTCTCGTTCGCTTCTTTGAAAGATCCGGCCTATGATCCGGGACCTGATCGCAAACATACGGGAGAAATTATCGCCTGGGCCGACTGGTCTACCGTGGCACGCTGGGCCGCGATCCCGCCCGGAGAACGGGGCGAAGACTATCACGATTTCAAAAGCCAGGTCGAGGCAGCGTTGTTTGCACAGTTCGAAACGTATTTCCCCCGACTCGCAGAACTGGTTGTGTTTCGCGAAGTCGCAACACCGCTGGCAACGGCAGCGATCACCGGCCATACGAAAGGCGCCTTCTACGGTCTCGACGTGACTCCCAAACGTATTATGTCAGATGCACTGCGGATGAAGACTCCGATCAAAGGTCTCTACCTGAGCGGACAGGACGTGGTCTCCCCCGGCATTCCCGGCGCGTTGTGGGGCGGGCTGCTGTGTGCGGTCAGTATTGATCCCAAAATGGCGGTGCATCTGGGTGGCTGATTATTCACAGTTCTACGCCAGGTGGGCCGACACATGGGTCGGCCCCTACGACTGGAGTACCTGATCATTGGCAGGTAGTGATGCAGGTTCATCTGGGTGGTAGCGCGCCATTCGCTAGAATACGGTTGGTTTGTTTTTAATCGAACGTGGGAACGTCGACTACCTGCTCGCTGCACCCCGACCGGATTGTATCCGGGCTGACTCTTTTCTTTCTGAGCGGGTCGGCGCCAGGTAGCGTTTCTTAATTCGGATGTGATATAGCAAAGTCGTTTCAACCTGTGGCTAATGCCCTGCGGCTAATCTGGCTTTTCTGTTGTTGAAGTCCTGAAAACATGATTAACAGCCCCCCTCGGCCATGGTGAATACTTACATAGCTAACGCTGTCGACCTCATAATCACGCTGAAAACTATTCAATAAACGCTACCTGGGCTGCCTGGTGCGCGATGTTCAGATTGGTGCGTGCGTGCGGTTGGTTAGAATGGGGGTGGATTCTCCTGTAGGGGCGGACCTATGTGTCCGCCCGTGAGAGTGGACG contains:
- a CDS encoding phytoene desaturase family protein, whose translation is MASTRSAWDEIVIGSGMGGMVAAAALSRLGHRVLLLEQYESLGGQTHNFSRDGFRWTAGIHYLAAMGPDQREKAILDWLTDTPIELAPMGTVYDTLHIGDAPPIQLSRPTEAQKLDLKEHFPDEGAAIEGWFQAIQAGRKALETIIRARSLPVAVGAVSKWWRRAAIRRWCERTTAEVTSELTDNPELAAAFSAQWGTFGGRPGTASFAFHASVIGSYLDSGGFYPAGGGSTIAEHLLATIRAQGGEAHAGVTVEALRMENGRVVGVTTADGEAIAADKVISNIGARETVDRLLPEGHGQQAWVDEIRALGSNICHFSLFLGFCGDIEAAGATKSNHWLYPTGETDAVWTDVSNNVPPAMFVSFASLKDPAYDPGPDRKHTGEIIAWADWSTVARWAAIPPGERGEDYHDFKSQVEAALFAQFETYFPRLAELVVFREVATPLATAAITGHTKGAFYGLDVTPKRIMSDALRMKTPIKGLYLSGQDVVSPGIPGALWGGLLCAVSIDPKMAVHLGG
- a CDS encoding phosphopantetheine-binding protein, with protein sequence MGLDTIELVMEIEDRFGITIPDSVYSEIRTVDDLVRYCLDRIYAVNTMNCPSLTCFLSLRCLVRDIRNDPDLRFRPRDNVETVLEDSDRKRLWQRLPELLKTTPRQLRRPAWLRKTLVGVVLSFPIVLMSFFPWHVEILILIWLATIAFGIILHWLTIGLRSRTPEGYITFAEITKRIVGLTIATNPPTETDYDSVFSIVKEIIVEQLGVDDDEVVPTARFIQDLGVA
- a CDS encoding linear amide C-N hydrolase; this translates as MCSRIQWKANGQPVLVGRNMDWTARMGTKLYAMPKGIERDGLVDETPLKWTSRYGSVVTISWDCATADGINEAGLNGNLLYLAESNFGQRDPSLPGISIALWVQYLLDTCATVAEAVAAARAWQVQPFELVHQGVKADAPLHLSLSDATGDSAIIEILDGTPRIHHGPEHTVLTNSPIYDEQLVLLKQYEGLGGKKPIPGTMEAEDRFARGAFYLTKLPEQPESYQAAVAGVLSVIRNMATPLGANDPERPNIAATIWRTIGDCTNKRYFFEFCDMPNVIWVNLDNLDLSEGASVRMFNLAADMEAAGEVSSRFQPAESIDFQKANTAVTWQPAA